CTGCGGCGGGATCGAAATCCTGTTCGCGCTGTGCCGCGAGGGCCCTGCCCTCCTCCATCAATCGCGCGTTGAGCGCCACGAAGTCGGTCTTCGCCATATAGACTTCGCCGCGGATCTCGAAAACCTCGGGTGCATCTCCGTTCAGTTCCTGCGGGATGTCGGCGATGTGACGGACGTTAGCGGTGACATCTTCACCGACGCTGCCGTCGCCGCGCGTCGCGGCCTGAACCAGCTTGCCCTTTTCATAGCGCAGCGAGCAGGAGAGGCCGTCGATCTTGTCCTCGGCGGTCATCGCGATGGCGGCGTCGGCGCCTAGATTGAGGAAGCGCCGCACGCGCGCGGCGAATTCCTCGACATCCTCGGCCGCAAAGGCGTTGTCGAGACTCATCATGCGCTGCGCATGCGTCACCTTGGCGAGCGGCGACCCCTCGACCGCGGCGCCGACCAGATTGTTCGGGCTGTCGGCGCGGATCAGCTGCGGGAAGGCATTCTCGATTTCATTGTTGCGACGGACGAGCGCGTCATAGTCGGCATCCGAAATCTCGGGTGCATCCTCGGCGTGGTAGCGTTTGCTGTGATAGGCGATCTGCTTTGCAAGGCGCATCAATTCGTTGGCGGCCTCGGCCTCGGACAGCGATTCGATTTCGGTCATGCACCGGCCTTTGCCACCGGCGTGAATTCGGCGCGAGTGCCAAATCCGGCGATCAGCGGGCGGCCTTTCTTGATCGCGTCCTGCACCGCGGGAAGATTGAGCGAGGCGGCGTGCGCCTCCTTGCTGTCCCAAAGTTCGACAATCCAGATCGCATCGGGGTTCGCGCTGTCCTCGCCGATCAGATAGGCGATGTTGCCGGGCATTTCGCCCGTGCCTTCGGCAAGGATCGCGGCCAGCGCGGCCCGCTGGCCGGGCTGCGCCATCATCTGGCCGAGCAAGCCATATTGCGGATCGGCTTCTTCCATCGTGGCCTCCAATGCGCAGAGTTTCGTCGCGGGGAGCAGTGCCGCCGCCATCGCCAGCATCGCGGTCAGATGCTCGCGCCGGTTCATTTCGCGAGCACCAGCACATGCACCTGCCGCCGGATGCGGAATCCGAGCGATTCATAGAGGCCGATCGCCCCCGCATTATCGGCATAGCTGTGCAGGAAGGGCGTCTCGCCGCGCGCGACCATTTCGCGCATGACGTGCCCGATCAGCGCTCGCGCTAGCCCGCGGCCGCGGCAATCGGCCCATGTCGCAACGCCGCTGACCTCCGCCATGCCGGGAACCAATATGCGCTGCCCCGCCATCGCGAGCAGGCGGTCATCCTCGCGGATTCCGAAGAAGGGACCGTAGCGGTGCGTCGCCGGTCCCCAGGGGCCGGGCTTGGCATGGTCGGCGAGCGCCGCCATTTCGGCCGCATCGGCCTCACCGAGCGCGAGAATCGCGAGTTCGCCATCGCGCGGCGCGGGCGGTGGGCCCTCCGCGACCATCTGCGCAAGCACAGCGCGCTTCACCTCGCGCGTGCCGGCGGGCACCGGCCAGGGCTCGCCCTCGACGATCCAGAGTTCGCCATCTTCGGGCACGAGCGCGGCCAGCGCCGCCTGCGCCTCGGCGCCTGTGTTGGCGGCGACGCCGAACACGCCATAGCCGCGATCGATCCTGAGCGCCCGCGCGTCGCCTTCGGCCAGATGCGCCTGCCGTCCGGTGAGCATCGACCAGATCGGGCGATCGAGCGGATGCACCGTCACGCCGCGACGTCCAGCAGCCGCTCCGCCTGCGCGCGCGCTTCCTCGGTCACTTCGGCGCCCGACAGCATGCGCGCGATCTCCTCGCGGCGGCCGGCGTCGTCGAGCGCATGGACGCTGGTGCGCGTGACCGTTCCTTCGCTCGACTTGGCGATGATGAAATGCGCGGCGCCTTTTGCCGCGACCTGCGGGCTGTGGGTGACGGCAAGCAATTGCTTGCCCGCGCCCGCGAGCCTTGCCAGCCGTTCGCCGATCGCGCTGGCGACCGCGCCGCCGACGCCGCGGTCGATTTCGTCGAAGATGATCGTGTCGGCCCCGCCCTCTTCGGCGAGCGCAACCTTCAGCGCGAGGATGAAGCGCGAGAGTTCGCCACCCGACGCGATTTTCGCGAGCGGCGCGAAGGGGGCGCCGGGGTTGGTCGAGATGAGAAATTCGATCCGGTCGATCCCCTCGGCGCCCCAGCGTTCGGCGGGCAGACGTTCGATCGCGGTCTGGAACCGCGCGGCGTCGAGCTTGAGCGGGACGAGTTCGCCCGCGACCGCGGCGTCGAGCCGGGTTGCTGCCCTGGCGCGCTGGTCCGACAGGGCGGTCGCGGCGTGGGTGTAGGCGGCGGCGGTTTCGGCGACCGCGGTTTCGAGCTTCGCCAGCCCCGCGCTGCCGCCCTCGATCGCGTCGAGCCGCGCGGCAAGCGTGCCGGTGAGTTCGGCGAGTTCGTCGGGCTGGACACCATGTTTGCGCGCCATCGCGCGTAGCTCGAACAACCGCGTCTCGGTCGCCTCGAGCCGTTCGGGATCATATTCCATCGCGCGCGCGGCTTCGTGCAGCCTGGTTTCAGCCTCGTCGGCCTCGATGATCGCGCGGTCGAGCCCCGCGAGCGCCTCGGCGAGCAGCGGATGGTCGCCCGCGAGCCGGTCGAGCCGCCGCGCCGCGCCGCGCAGCAGCGCCGGGCCGCCCGCGCTGCCGTCGAAGGCCTCGAGAATCGCGCCGAGATCGCCCGCGATCCGTTCGCCCTTCTGCATCGCGGCGCGCGCTTCGGCGAGTTCGGCTTCCTCGCCCGGCTGGGGTGCGAGCGCCTGCAGTTCGGCGACGCAATGTTCGAGCCATTCGCGGTCGCGCTCGGCTTCGGAAATCGCCGCGCGCGCGGCGGCGAGTTTGTCCTCGGCGGCGCGCCACGCCGCATGGGCGGCCGCCACGGCGCCAGTGTCGGCGCGCGCATAGGCGTCGAGCAAGGCGCGATGCCCGGCGGGTGCGAGCAGGCCGCGGTCGTCGTGCTGGCCGTGGATCTCAACCAGATGGCTGCCGACTTCGCGCAGCAACGCCGCCGAACAGGGCTGGTCGTTCAGGAAGGCGCGGCTGCCGCCGTCGGCCTTCAATGTCCGGCGGATCAGCAGCGGCTCGCCCGCCTCCAGCCCGATCTCGTTATCGGCGAGCAGCGCCGCGAGCGGCGTATCCGCCGCGGGCGGGGTGAAGCTGGCGGTCACCTGCGCCTTGTCGCTACCTTGCCGCACCAGCGCGCTGTCGGCGCGCGCGCCGAGCGCGAGGCCGAGCGCATCGAGCAGAATCGATTTACCCGCTCCCGTTTCGCCGGTTAGCACGCCGAGCCCCGCCTCGAAATCGAGGTCGAGCCGTTCGATGAGAACGATATTGGCGATGGACAGCGCCGTCAGCATGACCCGCCCTTACCGCAGAACAAAATGCGAATCTATTCGGTAATGGTTCGCCGCCCCCGCGCAGGCGGGGGCCGCCGGCAAGCTTATACCATGCCGATAGCGGCCCCCGCCTGCGCGGGGGCGACCGCCAGACATCACGCGCTGGGTGCGTGCCTCTGCATCAGCTTGTAGGCGCGTTCGTACCATTCATTGCCCGGATAATTGGCGCCGAGCACGGCTGCCGATTTCTTCGCCTCGACCGGAATGCCGAGCGCGAGATAGCATTCGGTCAGGCGATAGAGCGCCTCGGGCGCGTGGCTGGTCGTCTGATATTTGTCGACAACCTCGCGGAAACGGATCGATGCCGCGAGCCAGTTCGAGCTGCGCTGGTAGAAACGGCCGATCTCCATTTCCTTGCCCGCAAGATGGTCCTGCACCAGATCGACCTTCAGCCGTGCATCGGCGGCATAGCGGCTGTCGGGATAGCGGCGGATCACCTCGCCGAGCGCGGCGCGCGCCTGCTGGGTGATCTTCTGATCGCGGGTGACGTCGCTGATCTGCTCATAATAGGAAATGCCGATCAGATAATAGGCGTAGGGCGCGTCCTTGTTGCCCGGGTGGATCGCGAGGAAGCGCTGCGCGGCTTCGATCGCCGGCGTATATTCGCGGTCCATATAATAGCTGAACGAACTCATCAGCTGCGCACGGCGCGCCCAGGGCGAATAGGGGTGCTGACGTTCGACTTCGTCGAACAGCGCCGCGGCCAACCCATATTGCTTGCGGTCGAGCCGGTCCTGCGCCGCGCGGTACAGCGTGTTGACGTCGCGCGCGACGTAACGCGTGTCCTTCTTGACCCCGCCGCCACCGGCGCAGGCCGCCAGCATCGGGGTGATCACGAGAGCGGCGGCGAGCAGGCGCATAGTCGCGCGCGAGGGGGCAAATCGAGTCATGCGCGCGGTATAGCCACAGCGCGGATGAACGCAAAATAAATGATGGGGGTTCGGCGCAGCTTTACGGCGCCTTGACCACGCATCCCTGCGGCGCGCCCGCCGGCGCGGGAACCCGGCGCGCGGTCTTGATCGTCACCTGGGGTTCGAGCATCTGGCCGACCATCACGCCTTCGCCCGCGGTGGGCGAGATCGGCGCGTTGAAAATCGCCTCGGCGACCTCGGCGCCGGCCACCATTTCGCCGAACACCGCGAAACCCGCACCGTCGCCGCCCACCGCGTCGGCATCGAAGCCCTTGATGTCGGAGAGGAGCAGGAAGAAATCGCTCGTCGCGTCGCCGGGATTGAGCCGCGCCATCGACAACGCGCCCTTGCAGTTGGTGAGACCGGTCGTCGTCGTCGGCTCGTGCGCGATCGGCGGGAAATTCAGGCGCGCGTCGCCGCGATTGCCCGCCTGGATCAGCTGGTTCGCCGGACCCCAGCTCTTCGTCGAGCGGTAGAATTTGAACCCGTCGAGCCGTTTCGCGTCGACGTAGCGGAGAAAGTTGGCGGCGGTGACGGGCGCACGCTTGTCTTCGACCCGCACGGTGATCGTGCCGAGATCGGTGACGAGCGCGACATAAGGCCGCGTGTCGGCTTCGACGACCGGAGTGGCGGGCGCCGGAACGGGCGGCACCGGCGGCGGCAATTGCGTCGCCTGGGGCGGGACGGGAGTCGATTGGGCGGCGAGCGCGAGCGCGGCAAGGAGGGTCAGCATGAACCGATCATAAGCGCAATCGCGCGCTCGATGCGAGCGCTTTCAGCCGCGTTGGCGCCTGCGGCGCCGCCAGAGCCTTATCCCGCCGAAGCAGAGCCAGAGCGCTACGCCGCCCCCGCCCAATCGCTATTGCGAACCAACGTCGACAAACAGGGTAATTGAAATTGGGACGAAAGCCGCGCTAGGCACCGCTCGAAACGAGCAGGAGCCGAAGCCATGACCGAAACGCCGAACCGCGAAGCAGCGCCGGCCTCAGGCGCCCCGGCGCACGTCGCCGCCGATCTCGGATCGCGTTTCCTGCGCTACCTTCCCTTCATCACCGTGGCGCATTTCGTGATCGGACTGCCCGCGCTGATCGCCTCGCTCGCGCTCGCCTATTTCGCCTTCGTACAGGCCGACGCGACGCAAAAGATGCAGACCGGCGGCGTGATGCCCTTCGTCACCTTCGGAACGAGCAATGGGGACGAGGATGGCAATCAGGATATTTCGCTGTCGCTGACGAATAATGGTGTCGGGCCCGCGATCCTCGGTCCGATCGAAGTCCGCTATGAAGGCAAGCCGATCAAGACGCCGGTCGAACTCCTCAAAACCTGCTGCGCGAAAGCCGGCATGCAGGGCGTGCGCCTTTCCACCTCGCCTTCGACCGGCATCGCCGTCCGGCCGGGAGAAACCATCGAATTCGTCAGCTTTCCGCGCACTCCCGAATCCGAGAAGCTGTGGCAGACGTTCAACAAGGAACGGTGGAAGCTGGAAGTTCGCTCCTGCTATTGCTCGATCTTCAACGATTGCTGGATCACCGAAGGAATGCAGGGATTGCCCAAGCCGGTGAACAAATGTCCGGCCAACTGGTCGCTCTATCTCGAGGACGCGGGAAAGCGAATCGGAGGGGTGGCCGCCAAATAATTCAACCAATCGGTTGACAATAAAAATCGAGAGGCCATATTCAACCACATGGTTGAACATGATTCGCACAGTCTCGATACGATCTTCCACGCGCTCGGCGACACGACGCGCCGCGCCATGCTCGGCGAGCTGGCCTCCGGCGAGCGCACCGTGGGCGAGCTGGCCGAGCCTTTTGCGATATCGCTCGCGGCGGTGTCGAAACATATCAAGGTGCTGGAAAATGCGGGGCTGGTCCGCCGCGACGTTCGCGGCCGCACGCATGTTTGCAGTCTCGACCCTGTCCCGCTGATGCACGCGGACCAGTGGATCGGCATCTATCGCCGCTTCTGGACCGATCGCCTCGACCTGCTCGAGAAAATCCTGCGCGCCGAAGATGCCGCACCGCCTCCCCCAAGAAAGCCTGCCCCCGGAAAGAAGGAGAATGACGATGACGACGATGCTTGACCAAGACCATTTCGGTACACTGGCCGACCCCGCGACGCTGCGGATCGAGCGCCTCCTCCCCGGCCCCGCCGAACGCGTCTGGGCCTATCTGACCGACAGCGAACTGCGCCGCCAATGGCTTGCCGCGGGCGCGATGGAACAGATGGTGGGCGCACCGGTCGAACTCGTGTGGCGCAACGACGAACTCACCGATCCGCCGGGCAAGCGGCCCGAAGGTTTCGGCGACGAACACCGGATGACGTGCGAGATTATCGCGATCGATGCGCCGCGCCTGTTGTCGATCAGCTGGGGCAGTACCGGCGGCGTGACCTTCACACTCGACGAACGCGGCCACGAGGTCCTGCTCACGATCGTCCACAAGCGCATCGAGGATCCCGAAGTGCTGCTCAACGTCAGCGCCGGCTGGCACGCGCATCTCGACGTGCTCGAAGCGCGCGCGCGCGAAACGCAGGCGGCGCCGCACTGGGACAATTGGGTTCGGCTGCGCGACGCCTATGCCGAGCGGCTGTTCGGCTGATTTGCCTGCGATACCGACGGGAAGGGCCGCGCCTGCGGCCCTTCCCCATGGCTGGAAACGACCGGAAGCGGGCATTCCCATTACCGTCACCCCGGGCTTGACCCGGGGCCTGCCTTGCCTTTTCGCCGTCGTCAGGAAGAAAAGGCGGGTCCCGGGTCAAGCCCGGGATGACGAAAGTGAGAGCATGCAATGGCAGCCCCCCACCCCAAAACCGCCGATCAGTTCGCCGGTTTTGTCTCGTCGATCTTGTCGACCCATTCGGGGAAGAAACTCGGCTCGCGCGCCGACCAGCCGGGGGCGGTTGCAGCCGCTTCGCTGATCGACTGGAGCAGGATCTTGCGCTTGTCGGGGTGGAGGTGCGGCAGCGAGGCGGCAGCGCAGAAGGCGCCCGGAAGCCACGGCCGCGCGTGCGCGCCGAGCAGCCGTTCGTAGAGGAAGCGGTAGGAAGCGAAGCCCGGCAGGCGATCCTGCCCGAGGTCGAACGCCGACACCGCGATCAGCGGCGCCATGAAATGTTCGAGCGCATCGAGCCCGCTGTCGTCGGGGACATGCGCGCGCACTTCGCCGAGCCGCTGGTAGACGCGCGCCTGGACGCGGATCGCGGTTTCCTCGACCATGTCGCGCGACCAGCGCGCGATCGCATCGTCGCGTTCGAGCCCAATATCGAGCGAGCGGCGGATGTAGCGCTGGGTTGCCGCGGGAAAACCCGCAAATTCCTTGATTTCGGAAAGGGACAGGTCGCCTGCGGCCGGTCCTGAACGCGTCGCCATGGTCATGCTCCCGCACGGCGCCCGGGGAGCCATCCCCCCGGAGGCCTGCATCAAACAGTCTGCCACCATATTGGTTAGTGGCAGGTTAACCATGGCGTCGGGACTCGTTCAGCAAATCACGGGGCGTTGCGCGATGCCGCGACGGGGCCTAATCAGAGTGTCTTGAATCCATAAGACACACGCAGGTCCACCATGTCCAACGCACCGCAGCCGGTCATTTCCGCAACCGGCCTTTTCACCCCCGCCGAAGCGATCTCCAACGAAGAACTTGTTGCCAGTTTTAACGAGTATGTTGCGCTGCACAATAGAGAAAATGCCGCGGCGATCGCGGCGGGCGACGCACCCGAACTGACCGAATCGAGTGTCGAGTTCATCGAGAAGGCAAGCGGGATCGGATCGCGTTTCGTCGTCGACAAGGCGGGCATTCTCGATCCGGCGCACATGGCGCCGCGCATCGCCGAACGCGGCAACGACGAGCTGTCGATCCTCGCCGAAATCGGCGTCGCGGCGGCGAAGGATGCGCTGGCGCGCGCCGGGCGCGACGCGGGCGATGTCGACGCCGTGCTGTGCGCCGCGTCGAACATGCAGCGCGCTTATCCGGCGATGGCGGTCGAGATTCAGGACGCGCTCGGGATCGACGGCTTCGGCTTCGACATGAATGTCGCCTGCTCGTCGGCGACCTTCGGCATCCAGACCGCCGCCGACTATATCCGCGCGGGCCATGCCAGGAGCGTGCTCGTCGTGAACCCCGAAATCTGTTCGGGGCATCTGAACTGGCGCGACCGCGACAGCCATTTCATCTTCGGCGACGTCGCGACCGCGATTCTGGTCGAGGACAAGGACATCGCGCCGGCGGGGCATTGGGACATTCTCGGCACCAAGCTGAAGACCGTCTTTTCGAACAATATCCGCAACAATTTCGGCTTTTTGAACCGCGGGCACGGCGGGATCGACCAGTCGGGGCCGAAGTCGGACAAGCTTTTCGTCCAGGAAGGCCGCAAGGTGTTCAAGGAAGTCGTGCCGATGGTCGCGAACATGATCGTCGAGCAGATGGAAGTGCTGGGCCTTGAGGGCGCCGACATGCGCCGGCTGTGGCTGCACCAGGCGAACACCAATATGAACCGGCTGATCGCGCAGCGCGTGCTGGGCCATGAGGCGAGCGAGGATGAAAGTCCGACGGTGCTCGACACCTATGGCAATACGTCGAGCGCGGGGTCGATCATCGCCTTTCACCTGAACCATGCGGATATGGTCGCGGGCGATACCGGGCTGATCTGTTCGTTCGGCGCGGGGTATAGCGCGGGGACGGTGTTCGTTCGCAAGACGTGATGTTCGAGGCTGCGCCGGCCCGCTCCCCCACCCGGCCTCCCACAGGATACTAAACTAGGGAGGCCGGGTGGGGGAGCGGGCCGGCGCAGCCTGGTTTCAGCAAAGCTGAAACCGATTTACGGCACAAACGTCGTGAACAGATAGATCGCGAAGAGCATCAGGTGGATCACCCCCTGCAACACGGTCGTCCGGCCGTTCGCCAGCGTCTGCACCGACACGATCAGCGAGAGGAAGAGCAGCACGGTCGATTTGGCGTCGAGGCCGAGGCCGATCGGCAGGTCGGCGACGATCGACAGGATCGCGACCGCCGGGATGGTGAGCCCGATGGTAGCGAGCGCCGATCCCAGCGCGAGGTTGAGGCTGGTCTGGAGGCGGTCGGCCTTCGCCGCGCGCACCGCCGCGAGCCCTTCGGGCGCGAGGATCAGCGCCGCGATCAGCACGCCGAGCACCGCGGGCGGCGCGCCCCAGTCGGCAAGCAGCGCGCCCATCACCGGCGAAAGATTTTTGGCGAGCAGCACGACCGCGACGAGGCTGGCGAGGAGCAGCGCGCCCGAAATGGCGGTGCGCTGCATGCTCGGCGGCGGGGCGTGCGCGTCGGGTACGCCGTCACCGTCAGCATCGCCGTCGGGAAGGAAATAATCGCGGTGGCGGACCGTCTGGACGAGCGCGAAGGTCGCGTAGAGGATCAGCGACACCACGGCGACGAAACCGAGCTGGGTTGCCGAATAGAAGGGGCCCGGCACGCTCGAGGTAAAATTGGGCAGCACCAGCGTGACGACCGTCAGCACCGTCAGCGTCGCAAGCGCGGCGCCCATGCCGGTGCGCTGGAAACGCTGTTCGTGATGGCGGATCGCCCCGCTCAAAAGGCAGAGGCCCATCAGGAGGTTGAGGATCACCATGACCGCCGCGAACACCGTGTCGCGCGCGAGCGTCTGGGCCTTTTCGGGTTCGGCCTGCATCAGGGTGAGGATCAGCCCGACCTCGATCACCGTCACCGCGAGCGCGAGGATCAGCGTGCCGAAGGGTTCGCCGACGCGGTGCGCGATCACCTCGGCATGGTGGACCGCCGCGACGACCGCGCCGCAGAGGATGAAGGCGACGAGCCAGGGGTTGAGCGGCATCGCAAGGCTCGCCATCGCGGCGACGAAGCCGAGGATCGGAAAGATGTCGTTGGTGCGATCGGCGAGGCGGAGCTTTGCGGTCATCGGGCTTCTATTGCAGCCGCTTTCGCGCCTGAATACCCCCAGTCCGATTTTTTGGGGGACGCAATTTAATGCGCGCGCACCGGCAGCCCCGCCGCGGCGAGCCGCGCATGGGCCTCGGCCACCGTCGCTTCGCCGAAGTGAAAGATGCTGGCGGCGAGCACCGCGCTGGCGCCGCCTTCGATCACGCCGGCGACGAGATGGTCGAGGTTGCCGACGCCGCCCGATGCGATCACGGGCACACTGACCGCGTCGGCGATCGCGCGGGTGAGCGCGAGGTCGTAGCCGTCCTTGGTGCCATCGCGGTCCATGCTGGTCACGAGCAGCTCGCCCGCGCCGAGGGTGGCGAGGCGGACGGCGTGTTCGAGCGCGTCGATCCCGGTGGGCTTGCGGCCGCCATGGGTGAAGATTTCCCAGCGGGCGTCTTCGACCCGCCGCGCGTCGATGCTCCCGACCGCGCACTGGCTGCCGAACCGATCGGCGATGTCGGCGACGAGTTCGGGGCGTGCGACCGCGGCGCTGTTCACCGCGACCTTGTCGGCGCCCGCGAGCAATAGCGCGCGCGCATCGTCGGCGCTGCGCACGCCGCCGCCGACGGTGAGCGGCATGAAGCAGACCTCGGCGGTGCGCGCGACCATGTCGAGCAAGGTGCCGCGGCCCTGATGGCTGGCGCTGATATCGAGGAAGCAAAGCTCGTCGGCGCCCGCGGCGTCATAGGCGCGCGCGGCCTCGACCGGGTCGCCCGCGTCACGCAGATCGACGAAATTGACGCCCTTGACCACGCGCCCGTCGGCGACGTCGAGACAGGGGATGACGCGGACGCGGACGGTCACGAACCCGCCCCCCCAACCCCGTTCGTGTCGAGCGAAGTCGAGACACGCCGAAGCAAAGCGCCCAGCCAGGAGGTGTCTCGACTACGCTCGACACTAGCGGAGAAGAGGGCGTTTCTCACGCCCGCCCCATCGCAATCGCTTGCTCAAGGTCGAGGCGGCCGTCGTAGAGTGCGCGGCCGGTGATCACGCCCTCGATGCCGTCGGCTACGTGCGGGCGAAGCGCATGGATGTCGCCGATGTCGGCGACGCCGCCGCTGGCGATCACGGGGATGCTCACGGCCTTGGCGAGCGCCACGGTCGCCTCGACATTGCAGCCCTTGAGCAGCCCGTCGCGGCCGACGTCGGTGAAGAGCAAGGCGGCGACGCCGGCATCCTCGAAGCGGCGCGCGAGATCCTCGACGCGGACGTCGGAGACGTCGGCCCAGCCCTCGGTCGCGACCATGCCATCGCGGGCATCGACGCCGACGACGATCCGGCCGGGCAGGTCGCGCGCGGCGGATTTGACGAATTCGGAATCCTTGAGCGCGGCGGTGCCGATGATCACGCGCTCGACGCCGAGCGCGAGCCAGCGGTCGACGCCTTCGCGATTACGGACGCCGCCGCCGACCTGCACCTTGCCCGGAAAGGCCGCGATGATGCTCTCGACCGCCGCGCCATTGACGCTTTCGCCCGCGAAGGCGCCGTCGAGGTCGACGACATGCAGGTGCGACGCGCCCGCATCGGCGAAGAGGCGCGCCTGCGCCGCGGGATCGTCGCCATAGACGGTCGCGCGCGCCATATCGCCCTCGGCGAGCCGCACGACCTGCCCGCCCTTGAGGTCGATCGCGGGGAAGATGGTCAGGCCAGAATCTACGGGCGCCATGCGAGGAATCTCTCTAGTGTCGCGAGGCCGTAGGCCTGGCTTTTTTCGGGGTGGAACTGGACGCCGACGATATTGTCCTTCGCCACCGCCGCCGCGAAGGTCGAACCATGGCTGCTCGTCGCGGCGACATGCGCGGCATCGGCGAAATGATAGCCGTGGAGATAATAGGCCTCGCCCGCCGCGATCACCGGGTGCGCGAAGGTTGGAACGACGTCGTTCCAGCCCATGTGCGGGATGCGGAGGCCCGGCGCCGGATCGAAGGCGCGCACCGTACCGCCGATCCAGCCGAGCCCCTTGTGCGTCCCATGCTCCTCGCCCGCGTCGGCGAGCAATTGCATGCCGACGCAGATGCCGAGGAAGGGCGCCCCCTCGCCGCGCACGCGCTGCTCCATCGCCGCGATCAGTCCCCGAATCGCCGAAAGCCCGTTCATGCACGCGGCGAAGGCGCCGACGCCGGGCAGCACGATGCGGTCGGCCTTGGCTACGACATCGGGATCGGCGGTGACCGCGACATTGTCGGCGCCCGCCGCGACGAGCGCATTATGCACCGAGCGAAGATTGCCCGCGCCATAGTCGATCAGGGCAACAACGCTCATGGATGGCCCCTAGAGAACGCCCTTGGTCGAGGGGATCGCGTCGCCCTTGCGCGGGTCGATCTCGACCGCCTGCCTCAAGGCACGCGCAAGCGCCTTGTACATGCTTTCGGCGATGTGATGGTTGTTCTCGCCATAGAGCATTTCGATGTGCAGCGTGATGCCCGCGGTCTGCGCGAAGCTGTGGAACCAGTGCGGAAACATCTCGGTATCCATCTCGCCGAGCCGCGGCTGCGAGAAGCTGGATTTATAGACGCAGTGCGGGCGTCCCGAAATGTCGAGCACGCAGCGCGTCAGCGTCTCGTCCATCGGCGCGTGCGCCTCGCCATAGCGGGCGATGCCGCGCTTGTCGCCGAGCGCCTTGGCCACCGCTTCGCCGAGCGCCAATGCGCTGTCCTCGACCGTGTGGTGCTGGTCGATATGAAGGTCGCCCTTCACGGCCATCGAAATGTCGATCAGCGAGTGGCGCGACAATTGTTCGACCATATGGTCGAGGAAACCGATGCCGGTGGACACCGAATATTCGCCCGTCCCGTCGAGGTTGACGGTGATCGCGATATCCGTTTCCTTGGTCGTGCGCTGGACGGTGGCGGTTCGCATGGGCGACCCCTTAGAGCGTCTGTTTCGCGTTGCAAGGCGATTCTCCCCCCTTGACCCCCCTTGACCCGCACGCGGCGCGCGTTCATCCCCCTTCGCCATGAGTGATGACGTTCGCGACAGCCTGATTCCCTATGACGAAATCGTGCAGGACGCGCTGCGCGCCGTGGTCGGCCGCGTGCTGAGCCAGATCGAGGGTTACGACAGCCTGCCCGGCGAACATCATTTCTATATCACCTTCAAGACGCAGGCCCCGGGGGTCGACATCCCCGCGCATCTGATCGCCAAATTCCCCGACGAAATGACGATCGTGCTGCAGAACCGTTTCTGGGACCTGAGCGTCGAGGAGGATCATTTCCGCGTCGGCCTGTCGTTCAACCAGACGCCGTCGATGCTGACGATCCCCTATGCCGCGATCACCGCCTTCGTCGATCCGTCGGTCGATTTCGGGCTGCAGTTCCAGGTCAGCGACGACGAGGCCGCGCAGCCCGAGCCGCACGACGAAGCCGACAATGACCGCCCCGACGTCACGAGCGAGGACGGGTCGAACGTCGTGACGGTGGATTTCGGCAAGAAGAGATAGCGT
This DNA window, taken from Sphingopyxis sp. PAMC25046, encodes the following:
- a CDS encoding outer membrane protein assembly factor BamD; this encodes MTRFAPSRATMRLLAAALVITPMLAACAGGGGVKKDTRYVARDVNTLYRAAQDRLDRKQYGLAAALFDEVERQHPYSPWARRAQLMSSFSYYMDREYTPAIEAAQRFLAIHPGNKDAPYAYYLIGISYYEQISDVTRDQKITQQARAALGEVIRRYPDSRYAADARLKVDLVQDHLAGKEMEIGRFYQRSSNWLAASIRFREVVDKYQTTSHAPEALYRLTECYLALGIPVEAKKSAAVLGANYPGNEWYERAYKLMQRHAPSA
- a CDS encoding peptidylprolyl isomerase yields the protein MLTLLAALALAAQSTPVPPQATQLPPPVPPVPAPATPVVEADTRPYVALVTDLGTITVRVEDKRAPVTAANFLRYVDAKRLDGFKFYRSTKSWGPANQLIQAGNRGDARLNFPPIAHEPTTTTGLTNCKGALSMARLNPGDATSDFFLLLSDIKGFDADAVGGDGAGFAVFGEMVAGAEVAEAIFNAPISPTAGEGVMVGQMLEPQVTIKTARRVPAPAGAPQGCVVKAP
- a CDS encoding metalloregulator ArsR/SmtB family transcription factor; protein product: MVEHDSHSLDTIFHALGDTTRRAMLGELASGERTVGELAEPFAISLAAVSKHIKVLENAGLVRRDVRGRTHVCSLDPVPLMHADQWIGIYRRFWTDRLDLLEKILRAEDAAPPPPRKPAPGKKENDDDDDA
- a CDS encoding SRPBCC family protein, producing MTTMLDQDHFGTLADPATLRIERLLPGPAERVWAYLTDSELRRQWLAAGAMEQMVGAPVELVWRNDELTDPPGKRPEGFGDEHRMTCEIIAIDAPRLLSISWGSTGGVTFTLDERGHEVLLTIVHKRIEDPEVLLNVSAGWHAHLDVLEARARETQAAPHWDNWVRLRDAYAERLFG
- a CDS encoding putative quinol monooxygenase, with product MNRREHLTAMLAMAAALLPATKLCALEATMEEADPQYGLLGQMMAQPGQRAALAAILAEGTGEMPGNIAYLIGEDSANPDAIWIVELWDSKEAHAASLNLPAVQDAIKKGRPLIAGFGTRAEFTPVAKAGA
- a CDS encoding GNAT family N-acetyltransferase, with the protein product MTVHPLDRPIWSMLTGRQAHLAEGDARALRIDRGYGVFGVAANTGAEAQAALAALVPEDGELWIVEGEPWPVPAGTREVKRAVLAQMVAEGPPPAPRDGELAILALGEADAAEMAALADHAKPGPWGPATHRYGPFFGIREDDRLLAMAGQRILVPGMAEVSGVATWADCRGRGLARALIGHVMREMVARGETPFLHSYADNAGAIGLYESLGFRIRRQVHVLVLAK
- the recN gene encoding DNA repair protein RecN, coding for MLTALSIANIVLIERLDLDFEAGLGVLTGETGAGKSILLDALGLALGARADSALVRQGSDKAQVTASFTPPAADTPLAALLADNEIGLEAGEPLLIRRTLKADGGSRAFLNDQPCSAALLREVGSHLVEIHGQHDDRGLLAPAGHRALLDAYARADTGAVAAAHAAWRAAEDKLAAARAAISEAERDREWLEHCVAELQALAPQPGEEAELAEARAAMQKGERIAGDLGAILEAFDGSAGGPALLRGAARRLDRLAGDHPLLAEALAGLDRAIIEADEAETRLHEAARAMEYDPERLEATETRLFELRAMARKHGVQPDELAELTGTLAARLDAIEGGSAGLAKLETAVAETAAAYTHAATALSDQRARAATRLDAAVAGELVPLKLDAARFQTAIERLPAERWGAEGIDRIEFLISTNPGAPFAPLAKIASGGELSRFILALKVALAEEGGADTIIFDEIDRGVGGAVASAIGERLARLAGAGKQLLAVTHSPQVAAKGAAHFIIAKSSEGTVTRTSVHALDDAGRREEIARMLSGAEVTEEARAQAERLLDVAA